A window of Campylobacter concisus contains these coding sequences:
- a CDS encoding response regulator transcription factor — MVRILLVEDDEILLDLISEYLVENGYDVTTSDNAKEALDLAYEQNFDLLILDVKLPQGDGFSLLSSLRELGVSAPSIFTTSLNTIDDLEKGYKSGCDDYLKKPFELKELLIRIQALLKRNFSHHSGDAIKISSEFSFHPQSKTLSKDGKNVNISSKESDLLALFLQNKGKILTKDEIFNKIWKFDEEPSELSLRVYIKNLRQILGKDAILNRRGDGYVYV; from the coding sequence ATGGTTAGAATTTTGCTCGTTGAAGATGATGAAATTTTACTTGATCTCATCAGTGAGTATCTAGTCGAAAATGGCTATGATGTCACCACTTCAGACAACGCCAAAGAGGCGCTTGATCTCGCCTATGAGCAAAATTTCGACCTGCTTATACTTGACGTCAAACTCCCACAAGGAGATGGCTTTTCACTTCTTTCTTCCTTAAGAGAGCTAGGTGTTAGCGCACCTAGCATCTTTACCACCTCGCTAAACACGATCGACGATCTTGAAAAAGGCTACAAAAGTGGCTGCGACGACTATCTAAAAAAGCCATTTGAGCTAAAAGAGCTACTCATTCGTATACAAGCACTTCTAAAGAGAAATTTCTCACATCACAGTGGCGATGCGATCAAAATTTCAAGCGAATTTAGCTTTCATCCGCAGAGCAAGACACTAAGCAAAGATGGTAAAAATGTAAATATCTCGAGTAAAGAGAGCGATCTGCTCGCCCTATTTTTGCAAAACAAAGGCAAAATTTTAACCAAAGATGAGATTTTTAATAAAATTTGGAAATTTGACGAGGAGCCAAGCGAGCTTAGCCTTCGTGTCTATATCAAAAATTTACGTCAAATTTTAGGCAAAGATGCTATTTTAAATAGGCGTGGGGACGGCTATGTCTATGTCTGA
- a CDS encoding AEC family transporter, which yields MNFTPLFAIFFIIATGFFAKKVGIVEQKHSIPFVDFVLCFAMPALIFDKIYHVNVDVSLINTILIGFGSTAISAVIALVLGKIFKFTKVTTVSMVMLSLFGNTLFVGMPVIQGFFGDAMVNEVIFYDQIATGIPLSILGPLILSFAAPEKVSLFQNTMKILKFPPFIALIMALILKEVPLPEFIFAPLRMFEGSVTPVALFAIGVGLNFSSITSSYKGVSVVLLCKMILPAIVFFIILKFSGIQMNKTWVVGLFQCAMPTSALASAMVIKAGLDSSLAISSVAIGVLFSFITLPVIYFVFA from the coding sequence ATGAACTTCACTCCACTTTTTGCAATTTTTTTCATAATCGCAACTGGTTTTTTTGCTAAAAAAGTCGGCATTGTTGAGCAAAAGCACTCAATCCCATTTGTGGATTTTGTCCTTTGTTTTGCAATGCCTGCGCTAATCTTTGACAAAATTTATCACGTAAACGTCGATGTTTCGCTTATAAATACAATTTTAATTGGCTTTGGCTCAACAGCTATCAGCGCTGTTATAGCATTGGTACTTGGTAAGATCTTTAAATTTACTAAAGTAACAACTGTCAGCATGGTCATGCTAAGCCTTTTTGGTAATACCCTATTTGTCGGTATGCCTGTCATTCAAGGCTTCTTTGGTGATGCGATGGTAAATGAAGTCATCTTTTACGATCAAATAGCCACTGGTATCCCACTTTCGATCCTTGGGCCACTTATCCTCTCTTTTGCTGCACCAGAGAAGGTTTCACTATTTCAAAATACGATGAAAATTTTAAAATTTCCGCCATTTATCGCGCTTATTATGGCTCTTATTCTAAAAGAAGTTCCTTTGCCAGAATTTATCTTTGCGCCGCTTAGGATGTTTGAAGGTAGCGTCACTCCAGTGGCACTTTTTGCGATTGGTGTTGGTCTTAACTTTAGCAGTATCACAAGCTCCTATAAAGGCGTTAGCGTTGTGCTTTTGTGTAAGATGATCTTGCCAGCTATCGTATTTTTCATCATATTAAAATTTTCAGGTATCCAGATGAACAAAACTTGGGTCGTTGGTCTCTTTCAATGTGCGATGCCAACATCAGCCCTTGCAAGTGCGATGGTTATAAAAGCTGGACTTGATAGCTCACTAGCCATCTCATCAGTAGCCATAGGCGTGCTGTTTTCATTTATCACGCTTCCGGTTATCTATTTTGTATTTGCGTAA
- a CDS encoding aldehyde dehydrogenase family protein: protein MKLLEKYGLFINGEWRDAKDGATLDAKNPASGDHLAKIADATEEDVNDAVRAAREAFKKFKHTTISERAKLLNKIADIIDENKEHLAKVESMDNGKPIRETLNVDIPFAAEHFRYFAGVIMGEEGSANVLDEKQLSIVLREPLGVVGQIVPWNFPFLMAAWKLAPVIAAGDASVFKPSSETSLSVLELFRLIDKILPKGLINIITGKGSKSGEWIKNHPGLDKLAFTGSTEIGRDIAIAAARRIIPATLELGGKSANIFFGDANLDKALDGLQLGILFNQGQVCCAGSRIFVEESFYDKFIEAAVKKFSTIKVGDPLDPSTQMGSQINKKQAEQILEYVEIGKKEGAKVAVGGKAYTANGCDKGAFVEPTLLVDVTNDMRVAQEEIFGPVGVVIKFKDEAELIKMVNDSEYGLGGGIFTQDITKALRVARSMETGRVWVNTYNQIPAGSPFGGYKNSGIGRETHKIILEHYTQMKNIMIDLTGKVSGFYAQ, encoded by the coding sequence ATGAAGTTACTAGAAAAATATGGGCTTTTCATAAATGGTGAGTGGCGTGACGCAAAAGACGGCGCTACACTTGATGCAAAAAATCCAGCAAGCGGCGATCACCTTGCAAAGATCGCAGATGCGACTGAAGAAGATGTAAATGACGCTGTACGTGCTGCACGTGAGGCTTTTAAGAAATTTAAACACACTACAATTAGCGAGCGTGCAAAGCTGCTAAACAAGATCGCTGACATCATCGATGAAAACAAAGAGCACCTCGCAAAAGTTGAGAGCATGGATAACGGCAAGCCGATCCGCGAGACGCTAAATGTTGATATTCCTTTTGCAGCCGAGCACTTTAGGTACTTTGCTGGCGTTATCATGGGCGAAGAAGGCAGCGCGAATGTGCTTGACGAGAAGCAACTTTCTATCGTTTTACGCGAGCCACTAGGCGTCGTAGGTCAGATCGTGCCTTGGAATTTTCCATTTTTGATGGCAGCTTGGAAGCTAGCTCCAGTGATCGCAGCAGGCGATGCGAGCGTATTTAAGCCTTCAAGCGAGACAAGCCTAAGCGTGCTTGAGCTATTTAGACTGATAGATAAAATTTTGCCAAAAGGCCTTATCAACATAATAACTGGAAAAGGCAGCAAGAGTGGTGAGTGGATCAAAAACCATCCAGGCCTTGACAAGCTAGCATTTACTGGCTCAACCGAGATCGGCCGAGATATCGCTATCGCAGCGGCTCGCCGTATCATCCCAGCCACACTTGAGCTTGGTGGCAAGAGCGCAAACATCTTCTTTGGCGACGCAAATTTAGATAAAGCGCTTGATGGTCTTCAGCTTGGAATTTTGTTTAACCAAGGTCAAGTTTGCTGCGCAGGATCTAGAATTTTCGTAGAAGAGAGCTTTTATGACAAATTTATCGAGGCTGCGGTTAAGAAATTTAGTACTATAAAAGTTGGCGATCCGCTCGATCCTAGCACTCAAATGGGCTCTCAGATCAACAAAAAACAGGCCGAGCAGATCTTAGAGTACGTCGAGATCGGCAAAAAAGAAGGCGCAAAAGTGGCAGTCGGCGGCAAAGCCTACACTGCAAATGGTTGCGACAAGGGCGCATTTGTCGAGCCAACGCTCTTAGTTGATGTGACAAACGACATGAGAGTGGCTCAGGAAGAAATTTTTGGACCAGTTGGCGTTGTCATCAAATTTAAAGATGAAGCCGAGCTTATCAAAATGGTAAATGACAGCGAATATGGCCTAGGTGGTGGAATTTTCACACAAGACATCACAAAAGCACTTCGCGTGGCAAGGTCTATGGAGACTGGCAGGGTCTGGGTCAATACCTATAATCAAATCCCAGCAGGCAGCCCATTTGGCGGTTATAAAAACTCAGGTATCGGCCGAGAAACTCACAAGATCATCCTTGAGCACTACACTCAAATGAAAAACATCATGATTGACCTAACCGGTAAGGTTAGCGGCTTTTACGCACAATGA
- a CDS encoding metallophosphoesterase, translated as MSEQIYIIGDVHGCFNTLLELIKQFPDKEKSQICFVGDVIDRGLFSCDVVELIIQNNYKMVMGNHERRLLSNKYEFLNNQAPFDTSWFFNNGGVATYGSYLAQSLNFKQRHIEFLESSPVYLEFKNHKNQNGEHLVVSHSAVGKFWTLRDDDSSRDEFRRHVLSGRGDMMQVEGIFNVYGHTPVREAKLYTNSANIDTGCVFNEEGYDKLSALEFPSMKIYTQKNVENFNKQG; from the coding sequence TTGAGCGAGCAAATTTATATCATAGGCGATGTGCACGGCTGTTTTAACACACTTTTAGAGCTTATCAAGCAGTTTCCAGACAAAGAAAAATCACAAATTTGCTTTGTCGGAGATGTGATAGATCGGGGGCTTTTTAGTTGCGATGTAGTCGAGCTTATCATACAAAATAACTATAAAATGGTAATGGGAAACCACGAAAGAAGGTTACTAAGCAATAAATATGAATTTTTAAACAACCAAGCACCATTTGATACGAGTTGGTTTTTCAACAATGGTGGTGTGGCGACATATGGATCATACCTAGCTCAAAGCCTAAATTTTAAACAAAGACACATAGAATTTTTAGAGAGTAGCCCAGTATATTTAGAGTTTAAAAACCACAAGAACCAAAATGGCGAGCATTTGGTCGTCTCTCACTCGGCTGTTGGCAAATTTTGGACTTTAAGAGATGATGATAGTTCAAGAGATGAGTTTAGAAGGCATGTACTATCAGGCAGAGGCGATATGATGCAAGTAGAAGGCATATTTAACGTCTACGGACACACGCCAGTGCGTGAGGCTAAGCTCTATACAAATAGCGCCAACATCGATACAGGATGTGTTTTTAACGAAGAAGGATATGATAAACTAAGTGCCTTAGAATTTCCATCGATGAAAATTTATACGCAAAAAAATGTTGAAAATTTTAATAAACAAGGATAA
- a CDS encoding response regulator has protein sequence MNITPLKYNFINLKDLENPTNILHTFKDKQGLEINNDQILSLKESIKTGKVINVTDAEIKEQNRHKILQKVEEILNNYSKNLIYNNNKIHSDELSRGYNFSENAYFKNIKASDSSSMLSTLKSGYLENTKFKNLNDYAYSNTLKTKYGEVEVFLDIYGDNDKLGTTKLENNSYLFSFDSNNDGVLDQKDILFDKLKVRGYDKDGNEKIANLSDVMPRVDLRQFISTNVINHNQIEREELNRKATITNNPDLYVDTKDIDYRHSYYASDPNTLFAAENRYEKIEKNDINNFFKKYAQNDGWVDLRHNNIFGKDSSFKNFAYLKAGFDDTARLSEFNPIIEPSKDYKKDENFSYTKFQKDSFMKFYKDYNAEFDAYNKMIENLGNNLKKFEENADAYISKLEKTKSAKMIAMENEFKQATGLEFSISNLKKVKKAFITNEATAAASLQDSDSVIAMKLNKDGTIRLKFDSGREIDVKELYNDTGKLNTSSELKTSINLEAKDMNNVQLNSLDFKHIGFMQGDKIVSLKDAGAIAIANLSNKFESKFLISLNNGKSISTREIYNISYLENDLKSKEKIDERDKFYKKVDIKA, from the coding sequence ATGAATATTACACCTTTAAAATATAACTTTATAAATTTAAAAGATTTAGAAAATCCTACGAATATTCTCCATACCTTTAAGGATAAACAAGGTTTAGAGATAAATAACGACCAAATTTTAAGTCTAAAAGAAAGTATAAAAACAGGCAAAGTTATAAATGTCACTGATGCTGAGATAAAAGAGCAAAATAGACACAAAATCCTACAAAAAGTAGAAGAAATTTTAAATAACTACTCAAAAAATCTCATCTACAACAATAATAAAATTCACTCCGATGAGCTTTCTAGAGGCTATAATTTTAGTGAAAATGCCTACTTTAAAAATATAAAAGCTTCAGATAGCAGCAGCATGCTATCTACACTAAAAAGTGGATACTTAGAAAATACAAAATTTAAAAATTTAAACGATTACGCTTATTCAAACACTCTAAAAACAAAATATGGCGAAGTAGAAGTATTTTTAGATATTTACGGCGATAACGATAAACTTGGCACTACAAAATTAGAAAATAATAGCTATCTTTTTAGCTTTGATAGCAACAATGACGGCGTGCTAGACCAAAAAGATATACTCTTTGATAAGCTAAAAGTAAGAGGTTATGACAAAGACGGAAATGAAAAAATAGCAAATTTAAGCGACGTGATGCCAAGGGTTGATCTTAGACAGTTTATCAGCACAAATGTCATAAATCACAACCAAATAGAAAGAGAAGAGCTAAATCGTAAAGCAACGATCACAAATAATCCCGATCTTTATGTGGATACAAAAGATATTGATTATAGGCACTCTTACTACGCCTCAGATCCAAATACTTTGTTCGCTGCAGAAAACAGATATGAAAAGATAGAGAAAAATGATATAAATAATTTCTTTAAAAAATATGCCCAAAATGACGGCTGGGTCGATCTAAGACACAATAATATCTTTGGCAAAGATAGCTCTTTTAAAAATTTTGCCTATCTTAAAGCAGGCTTTGATGATACCGCAAGATTAAGTGAATTTAATCCGATCATTGAGCCAAGTAAAGATTATAAAAAAGATGAAAATTTCTCATATACAAAATTTCAAAAAGATAGTTTTATGAAATTTTACAAAGATTATAACGCTGAGTTTGACGCATACAACAAAATGATAGAAAATCTTGGCAATAATTTAAAGAAATTTGAAGAAAATGCAGACGCTTATATATCAAAGCTTGAGAAGACAAAATCAGCCAAAATGATCGCGATGGAAAATGAATTTAAGCAAGCAACTGGGCTTGAGTTTAGTATCTCAAATTTAAAAAAGGTAAAAAAGGCTTTTATAACAAATGAAGCCACAGCTGCCGCATCTTTGCAAGATAGCGATAGCGTCATAGCTATGAAGCTAAACAAAGATGGCACCATAAGGCTAAAATTTGATAGTGGTAGAGAGATAGACGTAAAAGAGCTTTATAACGATACTGGCAAGCTAAATACATCAAGCGAGCTAAAAACTAGCATAAATTTAGAGGCAAAAGATATGAATAATGTGCAGCTAAATAGCTTGGATTTTAAGCATATTGGCTTCATGCAAGGTGATAAAATCGTAAGCCTAAAAGATGCTGGAGCGATCGCTATTGCCAATCTATCGAATAAATTTGAGAGTAAATTTTTAATCAGTCTAAATAATGGCAAAAGCATATCTACAAGAGAAATTTATAATATCAGCTATCTTGAGAATGATTTAAAGAGTAAAGAAAAGATAGATGAGAGAGATAAATTTTATAAAAAAGTTGATATTAAGGCATAA
- a CDS encoding pyruvate kinase: MKKLLLVALGAMFMLGGLANATEMMKKDDMGKDEMMKKEQMMKDDMGKKPMIKKDEMKKDDMGMKDEMKKDDMGMKKDEMKKGM, from the coding sequence ATGAAGAAATTACTACTAGTTGCACTTGGTGCTATGTTTATGCTTGGTGGTCTTGCAAATGCTACTGAAATGATGAAAAAAGATGACATGGGCAAAGACGAGATGATGAAGAAAGAGCAGATGATGAAAGATGACATGGGCAAAAAACCCATGATAAAAAAAGATGAGATGAAAAAAGATGACATGGGCATGAAAGACGAAATGAAAAAAGACGACATGGGTATGAAAAAAGACGAAATGAAAAAAGGCATGTAA
- a CDS encoding sensor histidine kinase, whose protein sequence is MSEKTQILFKILSLYLVSTVLFLGYFFIHDYKNKKETLILNEVKSLKEIKMGIYMKARMNGLDSISSLTKEKGVHACIVLKNGEKIYKDFDCQKIDKSKNVNLISGKVAIFEKIQYMDDNTTDELSYADIFLVGKDIKAEILSLQISTILKALFFFFALLFVAFYLAKLSLRPLYEKIDTLNRFIKDSTHEINTPLSVISMSIETADLDNLNERNLKRFNNISLAAKSLNNIYDALVHLSFNLDKPSKKELIDLNLLTTQRLNYFSPFFAKRGLEIDTSLKPSFINADLGDVSKILDNLLSNASKYAAPNSKVRITLEPNFFSISNTGRGISKEQQLQIFDRYTRFNDDQGGFGIGLNLVKSCCIKNGIDVKCQSELGKETTFSLSWKD, encoded by the coding sequence ATGTCTGAAAAGACACAAATTTTATTTAAAATTTTATCCCTTTATCTTGTTAGCACTGTGCTATTTTTAGGATATTTTTTCATACATGACTATAAAAACAAAAAAGAAACGCTCATTTTAAACGAGGTAAAGTCTTTAAAAGAGATAAAAATGGGCATTTACATGAAAGCTAGAATGAATGGACTTGACTCAATTTCAAGTCTAACAAAAGAAAAAGGCGTGCATGCTTGCATCGTGTTAAAAAATGGTGAGAAAATTTATAAAGACTTTGACTGCCAAAAAATAGACAAAAGCAAAAATGTAAATTTGATCAGCGGCAAGGTCGCGATATTTGAAAAGATCCAGTACATGGACGACAACACTACAGACGAGCTCTCGTACGCAGATATTTTTCTAGTTGGCAAAGATATCAAGGCTGAAATTTTATCTTTACAAATTTCAACCATACTAAAGGCACTCTTTTTCTTTTTTGCCCTACTCTTTGTCGCCTTTTACCTCGCAAAACTGAGCCTAAGACCGCTTTATGAAAAGATAGATACGCTAAACCGCTTTATAAAAGACTCAACACACGAGATAAACACGCCTCTAAGCGTCATCTCGATGAGTATAGAAACAGCCGATCTTGACAACCTAAATGAGCGAAATTTAAAGCGTTTTAATAATATCAGCCTTGCCGCAAAGAGCCTAAATAACATTTATGACGCGCTCGTTCATCTAAGCTTTAACCTAGACAAGCCTAGCAAAAAAGAGCTCATAGATCTAAATTTGCTAACCACACAAAGACTGAACTATTTCTCGCCATTTTTTGCCAAACGCGGACTTGAGATAGATACTAGCCTAAAGCCAAGCTTTATAAATGCAGATCTTGGGGATGTGAGCAAAATTTTAGACAACCTTCTTAGCAACGCCTCCAAATATGCAGCGCCAAATTCAAAAGTACGCATCACTTTAGAGCCAAATTTCTTTAGCATAAGTAACACCGGTCGAGGCATCAGCAAAGAGCAGCAACTTCAAATTTTTGATCGTTACACGAGATTTAACGACGATCAAGGCGGCTTTGGCATAGGGCTAAATTTAGTCAAAAGCTGCTGCATAAAAAATGGCATAGATGTAAAATGTCAAAGCGAACTTGGTAAAGAAACTACTTTTTCACTTTCTTGGAAAGACTAA